One genomic region from Fusobacterium sp. SYSU M8D902 encodes:
- a CDS encoding helix-turn-helix transcriptional regulator, whose protein sequence is MELKNYYKNKIEIGKILKNLRKEKKISLAKLSVLSGINIADIYKIETGEKLKINPFHLKILSEILKFDYKILYKKIGFLEETDFLKKEDIMKIINMTSIEKEKLKEKLIISEDEKDIVSIRDIHSQVLKEDE, encoded by the coding sequence ATGGAATTAAAAAATTATTATAAAAATAAAATTGAAATAGGAAAAATTTTAAAAAATCTAAGAAAAGAAAAAAAAATTTCACTTGCAAAATTATCCGTTTTAAGTGGAATTAATATAGCAGATATTTATAAGATTGAAACAGGAGAAAAATTAAAAATAAACCCATTTCATTTAAAAATATTATCTGAAATTCTAAAATTTGATTACAAAATTTTATATAAAAAAATAGGTTTTTTGGAAGAAACAGATTTTTTAAAAAAGGAGGATATAATGAAGATTATAAATATGACATCAATAGAAAAAGAAAAATTGAAAGAAAAATTAATTATTTCAGAAGATGAAAAAGATATAGTATCTAT